From a region of the Sander lucioperca isolate FBNREF2018 chromosome 8, SLUC_FBN_1.2, whole genome shotgun sequence genome:
- the LOC116047631 gene encoding protocadherin-17-like, producing the protein MRLSVPIFFLLWVKALTLKNLNYSVPEEQGPGTVIGNIAKDAGYGTMERGKKSNFRVLENSAPHLVDVDPESGLIFTKQRIDRETLCRRNPKCQLSMEVFANDKEICMIKIDIQDINDNSPSFPSDHVNIDISENAAAGTRFPLTIAHDSDSGENGIKTYQVTRDDYNTFSLDLKVRGDGTIYPELVVQRPLDREDQSHHTLLLTAIDGGEYPRSGSMQINVRVTDSNDNSPVFEKSSYVIEILENSPPGKVLIDLNATDQDEGSNGQVVYSFTGYASERIQDLFSIDPNTGIIKVQGEIDYEENPIIEFDVQAKDLGPNPIPGHCKITVKVLDKNDNSPIISFVSVRQGAISEAAPPESVIALVRVTDKDSGRNGQLQCRVLGNVPFRLQENNDNFYTLLTDRPLDREMKDEYNVTIVARDNGIPSLNYTKSFTVKILDENDNAPRFTKTVYVLQVPENNIPGEYLGSVLAHDPDVGRNGTVLYSILPSHIGDVSVYTYVSVNPTNGAIYASRSFNYEQTKSFEFKVQAKDGGSPHMESTSTVRVNVLDVNDNLPVIILPLLQNDTAEIPVPRNVGIGYIVATVKAVDHDHGESGHLTYEITEGNDDHLFEMDPVGGEVRTAHALWEEVAPVVELVVKVTDHGKPPLSAVAKLIIKANTEPAAGGGTSASGEQQHWDVSLPLIVTLCIISVMLLAVMTAIAVKSKHQDKETGNYNCRMVEYSNPPVGKGKKKRINKSDIMLVQSEMEERDSASRMNVVSSPSLITSPICFDYQSPLPLTLPRSEVMYLKTTSNSLTVPRAGCHSSFAGLSTDTPANRMSVIQTENFPSEPNYAGSRQPFVQSSTFKDAERASLRDSGHGDSDQADSDQDTNKGSHCDTSAREALKMKATAVNGQPFEQEQDKSVHCTDECRALGHSDRCWMPKLRVGSQADSADNRTNLFIPVGMDAMVETEIYGTISCSSRKTLSTFGKEQRDSTILVANVKPYLKSQRALSRPLQESPSESTSPTKSSMPLDLANQESKEEREGGSDSSAYGPPDGQCSPLHTELEEPSYLTCELRPKSLSSSFIHSSVISQECGGSDCALDPRDSGN; encoded by the exons ATGCGTCTCTCTGTACCCATTTTCTTTCTGCTGTGGGTTAAAGCCCTGACATTGAAAAATCTCAATTATTCTGTCCCGGAGGAGCAAGGACCCGGCACTGTTATAGGTAATATAGCAAAAGATGCCGGATATGGGACCatggagagggggaaaaaatccAACTTCAGAGTACTGGAGAATTCTGCTCCACATCTGGTGGATGTTGACCCGGAGAGTGGACTAATCTTCACCAAACAAAGGATTGACAGGGAAACGTTATGCAGGCGCAACCCAAAGTGCCAGCTCTCGATGGAGGTGTTTGCCAACGACAAGGAAATATGCATGATCAAGATTGATATACAGGACATAAATGACAACTCGCCCAGCTTTCCTTCAGATCATGTTAATATTGATATTTCAGAAAACGCAGCTGCTGGTACACGCTTCCCTCTGACTATTGCACATGACTCAGATTCTGGGGAAAATGGGATAAAGACCTACCAGGTCACGAGAGATGAttacaatacattttctttggatttaaaagtgAGGGGTGATGGGACTATATATCCAGAGCTGGTGGTTCAGAGACCTCTGGATAGGGAGGATCAGAGTCATCACACCCTCCTCCTCACAGCAATTGATGGTGGGGAGTATCCAAGATCAGGCTCCATGCAAATCAACGTCAGAGTGACTGATTCGAATGACAATAGCCCAGTTTTTGAAAAATCCTCTTATGTGATTGAGATTCTGGAGAATTCACCTCCCGGAAAAGTACTCATAGATTTAAACGCCACTGACCAAGATGAGGGAAGCAATGGGCAGGTGGTCTATTCCTTCACTGGATATGCATCTGAGAGAATCCAAGATTTGTTCTCCATTGACCCCAATACTGGCATCATCAAGGTCCAGGGAGAGATTGACTATGAAGAGAATCCAATCATAGAGTTTGACGTACAGGCTAAGGATCTCGGGCCTAATCCGATACCAGGCCATTGTAAAATTACTGTCAAAGTGCTTGACAAAAATGACAACTCGCCAATAATAAGTTTTGTCTCTGTTCGGCAGGGAGCCATTAGTGAAGCAGCACCTCCAGAATCTGTCATAGCGCTAGTGAGAGTAACAGATAAAGACTCTGGGCGTAATGGTCAACTTCAGTGCAGGGTGCTGGGTAATGTACCCTTCAGACTGCAGGAGAACAATGATAATTTTTACACGCTGCTCACAGACAGACCCCTGGACAGGGAAATGAAAGATGAATACAATGTAACAATCGTGGCGAGAGACAATGGGATCCCCTCTTTGAACTACACTAAGTCGTTTACTGTGAAAATCTTGGATGAGAATGACAATGCACCACGCTTTACAAAGACAGTGTACGTGCTACAGGTGCCTGAAAACAACATCCCGGGGGAGTATTTGGGCTCCGTTCTGGCCCACGACCCAGATGTAGGACGAAATGGAACAGTGTTGTACTCCATTCTGCCATCACATATAGGAGATGTTTCAGTGTACACCTATGTGTCTGTTAATCCCACCAATGGAGCCATATATGCCTCACGTTCTTTCAATTATGAGCAAACAAAATCCTTTGAGTTCAAAGTTCAGGCTAAAGATGGAGGATCCCCTCACATGGAGAGCACTTCAACAGTCAGGGTCAACGTCCTTGACGTAAACGATAATCTCCCAGTTATTATTTTACCCCTTCTGCAGAATGACACAGCCGAAATCCCAGTGCCCAGAAACGTAGGTATTGGATACATCGTGGCTACAGTGAAAGCAGTGGACCATGACCATGGAGAAAGTGGCCATTTGACCTATGAGATCACAGAGGGAAATGACGACCACCTGTTTGAGATGGATCCGGTGGGAGGGGAGGTCAGAACTGCTCATGCTCTTTGGGAAGAGGTCGCCCCAGTGGTTGAGCTGGTGGTGAAAGTAACTGACCATGGCAAGCCCCCCTTATCTGCCGTGGCTAAGCTGATCATTAAGGCGAACACAGAACCGGCAGCAGGAGGGGGTACCAGCGCGAGCGGGGAACAGCAGCACTGGGATGTATCCCTTCCCCTCATAGTTACCCTCTGCATTATCTCTGTCATGCTCTTAGCAGTCATGACCGCCATCGCTGTCAAGTCCAAACATCAAGATAAGGAGACTGGGAATTATAACTGCCGCATGGTTGAATACTCCAATCCTCCAGTGGGGAAAGGCAAAAAGAAAAGGATCAACAAGAGTGACATCATGCTGGTGCAGAgtgagatggaggagagagattCTGCGAGCAGGATGAATGTGGTGAGCAGTCCTTCTCTCATCACTTCACCAATATGTTTTGACTACCAGAGCCCTCTGCCGCTCACACTGCCCAGGTCAGAGGTCATGTACCTGAAAACCACCTCAAACAGCCTGACGGTCCCCAGGGCAGGTTGCCACTCCAGCTTTGCCGGGCTTAGCACAGACACTCCAGCGAATAGGATGTCAGTGATACAG ACGGAAAATTTCCCCTCAGAGCCCAATTATGCTGGCAGCAGGCAGCCATTTGTTCAAAG CTCAACATTTAAGGATGCAGAACGAGCAAGCCTCCGAGACAGTGGCCATGGTGATAGTGACCAGGCTGATAGTGACCAGGATACTAATAAAGGCTCACACTGCGACACGTCTGCTAGGGAGGCCCTCAAGATGAAAGCAACAGCAGTTAATGGCCAGCCTTTTGAGCAGG AGCAAGACAAATCAGTCCACTGCACCGATGAATGTCGTGCACTGGGACATTCTGACAGATGCTGGATGCCAAAGTTACGGGTAGGAAGCCAAGCAGACAGCGCCGATAATCGCACCAACCTTTTCATCCCTGTGGGAATGGATGCCATGGTAGAGACAGAGATTTATGGCACcatcagctgcagcagcagaaaaACCCTCAGCACGTTTGGAAAGGAACAGCGGGACAGTACAATCCTTGTGGCCAATGTCAAACCTTACTTAAAATCGCAGCGTGCACTAAGCCGACCGCTACAGGAGAGTCCATCTGAGTCCACTAGTCCCACCAAGAGTAGTATGCCCCTGGACTTGGCCAACCAAGAGTCcaaagaagagagggaggggggttCAGACAGCAGTGCCTATGGCCCTCCAGATGGCCAGTGCTCCCCACTGCACACCGAATTGGAGGAGCCCTCCTACCTGACTTGTGAACTCAGGCCTAAGTCTCTGTCAAGcagcttcattcacagctctGTCATCAGCCAGGAGTGTGGGGGGTCAGATTGTGCTCTCGACCCGCGGGACTCTGGTAACTGA